Part of the Bdellovibrionota bacterium genome is shown below.
ACTTCATCCAAAGATCCCAAGCCTCCGGGCATCACAACCCAAGCTTTGCTTACAGAAAGAAAAAGTTTTTTCCTAATCTGCAAGTCATCAAAAACAAAGAGTCTATCGATAAAAGTAGTGGGATGTCTCGCCCAAGGAGAATTCAATTCGATACCAATCGAATGAGTCTTCGATTTAAAAGCTGCTTTATTAGCAGCATCCATCACACCTGGTCCACCACCTGTCAAAATCGAATAGCCTAATTCTCCAAGTTGAAACGAAATGTCGTAAGTTAATTTATAAATTGGATCTTCTTCTTTAATTCTAGAACTACCTAAAATAGAAATAACTTTTTTGTTTTGAAAATATGCAGAAATACTCTGATCAAATTGTATAGAGTCTTTGGCCGCTAACTCTTTCGAATCACCAAACAACCCAACACAAGTATTGGCTCTTACCTCAGCAAAACCATAAAATGTAAGAAACAAAATAATAAAAATTCTCATAACCCAATTACCCCAATCAAAAAACAGCAGTAGCATAGATGGCTCGTCGCATCAATACTATTGAATTAAAGTAGAAGTAATACAGAGTGAATTTTTAGTTTTAAGACAAAAGGCAAAAAAAATGGGACGAACTAGGTTTACCTAATTCGTCCCATAAGACTGGCATCGTGCTACTCTCCCACACCGTTGCCGGTACAGTACCATCGCCGCTGATG
Proteins encoded:
- a CDS encoding LOG family protein codes for the protein MRIFIILFLTFYGFAEVRANTCVGLFGDSKELAAKDSIQFDQSISAYFQNKKVISILGSSRIKEEDPIYKLTYDISFQLGELGYSILTGGGPGVMDAANKAAFKSKTHSIGIELNSPWARHPTTFIDRLFVFDDLQIRKKLFLSVSKAWVVMPGGLGSLDEVFSIIGSVYSGQTPRKPLILVNRKFWTPLLDVIHQTLISEYKTAKATDLDFVHIVDSYKEVQDILSQ